The DNA region CAGTTGTAAAGCGCGCACTTGAGTCCCCGTTGCTCATGAATGCGATATGTGCCCTCACAGCAAGACAGGTCAGCATGGTCGACCGAGCAGATCTATGGAAGTCGGCTACCGTGCACTACTATGCTGAAAGTCTCCATCATCTGATTACTACGTTGGGTCTTCCTACGTGCTGCCCCGAGGACACTTTACCAGCGACGATTTTGTTGAGCAGCTACGAGCTCCTCGTCCTCCCTGGGCTGGATCACCGGCGGCATGTGTCGGGCGCGCTCACGCTGATCAAGACTTATGAGTGTAAGGCTAGCTCGCAGGGCCTCGTGGGGGCGGCGTTTTGGGTATATGCTCGGCAGGATCTAGCAATGGCTTTGCTGCATGAATGCCCCACCATGCTTCCGCCCGAGGAATGGGGCATTTCCTGGAGCGAGCGAGAAACAAGGGAAGACCGGCTGGGAAACAAATTGGTCTGGCTCTTGGCCAAGATTGTTGCGCACACGTTTGGAGCAACAGACAGGCTATCTATAGAATCGCTTCGTGACACTCGAACCAGCTTGATTAGGGAGCTGGATGCTTGGTTTAAGAGCTTGCCCGTGTCGTTCAGCGGTGTAACATATGGGCCGCCTTCTCCAGAGGGATTCATTAAACACTGGTTCGCCATACCATCAACAGGTAAAAGTTTTCTTAAGGATACACTACGTTGTCACTAAGGAACTCCAGCGGCTGCGATGTGTATGTACCATCTAGCATATCTCCTGCTGCTAGCAGAGGGATGCAACATTTCTTTGTCGGCTCAAAACAGTCTACAGGTAAGAATTGTTATTGACGTGCGCGAAATTGACTATTGCATTGTCTGACTTGAAACTTAGTTCGACATCGACAATCATGCACGATCTATCGCAAGTATAGCCCTCTCGCCCATTTCCGACGGCGCTCTAGTGCAAGCAGTACAACCGCTTTTCTACGGTGAGTATTCTCACCTCATGATCTCAATTACTACCAGCGCTCATAGTTTGTCAGCCGCAAAACATATCAGCTCCGTTGGCGGAAAGGTCAAAATATGGACGCTTTTGGACCGGATTGAGAGTCAGCTTGGTTTCCATACCAGCGATCGAATCAGGCAATTGCAGCAGCAGGTTATGGTGTGCTGAGTGCGGATTAACTTTGACTACGCATGAATGGATCTACCTAAAAGTACGGCGACAGCATAAAGTATATCAGTTCTCCTAACATACTGAGACATCTCTTCTCCAGATCTTCAATGGCATCTTGGCCGGCCATAAGAGAAACGCCTCCTCCCACTCCAACTCCCAATCATCAGACGGCAATGCAAAGTCATACCGGTGAACAAGCGTCGCAACCACAATCTGCTGCTCCATCATCGATAAATTGCGTCCAATACAGCCACGAGCGCCGGTGCTAAACGGGATGAACGCATCCCGCATTTGCTTAGCCTTTTCCCCGCCCTCAAGCCATCTCTCTGGTCGATACTCATCTGGTTCTGGGAATACCGTCGTGTCACGCTGGACAACGTATGTCGGGACGGAAACGGCAACATCACCGGGGATGGTCTCTCCTGCAATCTGCATGCCACCAGAAGGCGTTCTGCGTTCGACGCCTCTTGAAACGGGCGGAGAGAGGCGCAGCGATTCATTAATACATGCCTTGAGATAGGGCAGGCTCTTCACTCCTGCGTAGGGTGGGATTGTCCCTTCCGATATTGCACTGGCCACCTCCTTCTTAAGTTTTGTCAGGCAGCACGGGTTCTTGATAAGATAGTACAAGATGTGTGTCAAAGCAATTGCAGTGGTGTCAGAGCCGGCATCCACTACAGGAACCAATGAGTATTAGCGTGTGTATATCATAAGTTTTGAAAGCTAACTCACAGAGTATACCAGTTTCAGCTTCGATTTCTCCCCTTTCCAGACAGCGCGCCTTACCCGATTTGTCGGTCATCAAACAGTCGAAGAAATCATCCAGTTGGTCGCCACATTGCTGTCTCCGTAAACGTCTATCAACCAAGGTACAGACAATCCTGCCAAAATTCTGGCCTCTCTCCCATTGCGAGCGCAGATATGGCGAAAGCCAGATCGAAGCAGTCTTCAAGAAACGAAACCAGTCCGTTGCGCCCACAAATGTAGAGACAAACCTGCCTCCACAGTGCAAGCTATCAATGTACTTGGCCCCATCAACCCCCTCAATCGCAACCATATCTCTCCCCGAATCAAGCATACCAAGCTTCTCACTCAACGCCAAGTCAACAATAGTATCGACAGTAAAAAGATTAGCCCACAATCTAAAGTCAACAGTAAcatcctccatctcaacCAACCCACCCTGCCCCAAACAACACGTACATCGTCGATCCAACTGCATAACCAACCTTCCAACCTTCTCCCCAATCTTCCCCTCCCACCCCTCAAGATTCCTCGCCGCAAAAGCATGCGCCAACATCCTCCGCTTGCGCGCATGCTCCCTCGGATCCACGACATTCAGAACATTCGCATGACTGCCCATAGTCAAGTGATACACATCATCCTTGCGGCAGGGTGTTCCATGGCCGTAGATATCTTTTATGGCTTGCACGGAGGCAAAGGAGAGGTTCTTTGGGCCGAGGCGGATGATGGGGTGTTTTTTGTGCTTGAGGTAGAGATGTCTGGTTCGGAAGGGGTGGGAGCGGTAATACAGGTAGGAGAGGCTGGTTAGGCCGGAGAGGGGGGTTAAGGAGGGGTATTTTCGGaggtggttggtagagtggAGGTAAGAGAGGAGTCGTTTTATGCAGAGACAGGCTAATAGTGTGGTGAAGAGTAATGCGAAAGCCATGGTTTTCAA from Aspergillus chevalieri M1 DNA, chromosome 2, nearly complete sequence includes:
- a CDS encoding Zn(II)2Cys6 transcription factor (COG:S;~EggNog:ENOG410PQUC;~InterPro:IPR036864,IPR021858,IPR001138;~PFAM:PF00172;~go_function: GO:0000981 - DNA-binding transcription factor activity, RNA polymerase II-specific [Evidence IEA];~go_function: GO:0008270 - zinc ion binding [Evidence IEA];~go_process: GO:0006355 - regulation of transcription, DNA-templated [Evidence IEA]) is translated as MKRTNRTKGVKRRRTGCTRCRASHHKCDERQPRCGRCQRLNLECELSDFIVPSNWCSSVQGTAAVDEEERPSPASTWEVFNNSITPLTQATSPKQPRAASPPSLDGDKVALIQEFQNGVGKWVDLFDDELHFQRTVVKRALESPLLMNAICALTARQVSMVDRADLWKSATVHYYAESLHHLITTLGLPTCCPEDTLPATILLSSYELLVLPGLDHRRHVSGALTLIKTYECKASSQGLVGAAFWVYARQDLAMALLHECPTMLPPEEWGISWSERETREDRLGNKLVWLLAKIVAHTFGATDRLSIESLRDTRTSLIRELDAWFKSLPVSFSGVTYGPPSPEGFIKHWFAIPSTAAAMCMYHLAYLLLLAEGCNISLSAQNSLQFDIDNHARSIASIALSPISDGALVQAVQPLFYAAKHISSVGGKVKIWTLLDRIESQLGFHTSDRIRQLQQQVMVC
- a CDS encoding cytochrome P450 (COG:Q;~EggNog:ENOG410PUEJ;~InterPro:IPR001128,IPR017972,IPR002401,IPR036396;~PFAM:PF00067;~SECRETED:SignalP(1-21);~go_function: GO:0005506 - iron ion binding [Evidence IEA];~go_function: GO:0016705 - oxidoreductase activity, acting on paired donors, with incorporation or reduction of molecular oxygen [Evidence IEA];~go_function: GO:0020037 - heme binding [Evidence IEA];~go_process: GO:0055114 - oxidation-reduction process [Evidence IEA]), translating into MAFALLFTTLLACLCIKRLLSYLHSTNHLRKYPSLTPLSGLTSLSYLYYRSHPFRTRHLYLKHKKHPIIRLGPKNLSFASVQAIKDIYGHGTPCRKDDVYHLTMGSHANVLNVVDPREHARKRRMLAHAFAARNLEGWEGKIGEKVGRLVMQLDRRCTCCLGQGGLVEMEDVTVDFRLWANLFTVDTIVDLALSEKLGMLDSGRDMVAIEGVDGAKYIDSLHCGGRFVSTFVGATDWFRFLKTASIWLSPYLRSQWERGQNFGRIVCTLVDRRLRRQQCGDQLDDFFDCLMTDKSGKARCLERGEIEAETGILLDAGSDTTAIALTHILYYLIKNPCCLTKLKKEVASAISEGTIPPYAGVKSLPYLKACINESLRLSPPVSRGVERRTPSGGMQIAGETIPGDVAVSVPTYVVQRDTTVFPEPDEYRPERWLEGGEKAKQMRDAFIPFSTGARGCIGRNLSMMEQQIVVATLVHRYDFALPSDDWELEWEEAFLLWPAKMPLKIWRRDVSVC